In Phragmites australis chromosome 16, lpPhrAust1.1, whole genome shotgun sequence, one DNA window encodes the following:
- the LOC133895081 gene encoding glutathione S-transferase T3-like, with protein sequence MEYAGFLHGDMESMPWDDVLPLTEDAIIGTQTPSAQVQDNEAPVEAAAVGGRGCSYKLEEDLLLVAAWLNVSLDPVVGSNQSLGAFWHRIESYYNENKTFTSTQNKKSLQGRWTFINTTVQKFCGHYARALRTKKSGTTEAEMVCIFVAALKKCTYKVLS encoded by the coding sequence ATGGAGTACGCTGGATTCCTTCACGGGGACATGGAGAGCATGCCGTGGGATGATGTGTTGCCGCTCACCGAAGATGCCATCATCGGCACCCAGACTCCTTCCGCGCAGGTGCAGGACAATGAGGCACCCGTAGAGGCGGCAGCAGTTGGTGGCCGTGGCTGCAGTTACAAGTTGGAGGAGGACCTTCTCCTTGTTGCGGCCTGGTTGAACGTGAGCCTAGATCCCGTGGTTGGGAGCAACCAGAGCTTAGGTGCATTCTGGCACAGGATCGAGAGTTACTACAATGAGAACAAGACTTTTACATCAACTCAGAATAAGAAATCGCTGCAGGGGAGATGGACATTCATCAACACGACGGTCCAGAAGTTCTGCGGCCACTACGCAAGAGCCCTGCGCACTAAGAAGAGTGGAACGACCGAGGCGGAGATGGTATGTATCTTTGTTGCAGCCTTAAAGAAATGTACATACAAGGTTCTGTCATAA